TGTGGTGGTGTCATCGAATAAACGCGCGGCATATAAACCCAGATCGAACGCGCCTTCGACGTAGGCCTTTTGGGTCAACAACATGCGCCGCACGTCCGCGTGCGCAATGATCGCCACCGGCGCGCTGTCCGGGCTTTTGTTGTCCGGCAGGCGACCTTGCGGGCGTTGCCGGGCGTAATCCAGCGAATACAGATAACCCGCATAGCCGAGCATGACCGCACCCATGCCGACGCCGATGCGCGCTTCGTTCATCATCTGGAACATGTAGCTCAAGCCCTGATGCGGCTTGCCCACCAGATAGCCGACACACGCGCCGTTATCGCCGAAGTTGAGCGCCGTGGACGTCGTGCCGCGCCAGCCCATCTTGTGAAACAGCCCGGCCAGCAGCACGTCGTTGCGCGGGCCAAGGCTGCCGTCGTCGTTGACCAGAAACTTGGGCACGATGAACAGCGAAATACCCTTCACTCCGGCTGGCGCGTCCGGCAGCTTGGCCAGCACCATGTGCACGATGTTTTCCGACAGGCCGTGATCGCCGCCGGAGATAAAAATCTTGTTGCCGCGCAGGCGATACGTGCCGTCTTCAGCGGGCTCGGCGCGGGTGCGGATGTCCGACAGCGACGACCCGGCGTGAGGTTCGGTCAGCGCCATGGTGCCGAAGAACCGGCCTTCGATCATTGGCTGCAGGAAGCGTTGTTTCTGCGCGTCGCTGCCAAAGCTTTCGATGAGGTTGGCGGCGCCCATGGTCAGGAACGGATACGCCGTCGATCCGGCATTCGCTGCCTGAAAATGCGCGAAGCAGGCTTGAGACAGCAGCGTTGGCAACTGCATGCCGCCATCCTCGAAACTGCGCGTCGCGTTGAGAAACCCGGCGTCGAGAAACGCATCGACGGCTGGCTTGACCTCAGGAATCAGCACCGCCTCGCCATCTTCATAACGCGGCTCGTTTTCATCCGCCTTGCGGTTGTGCGGCGCGAAATACTTCTCGGCAATCGTGCGCGCCGTGCCAATGGCCGCATCGAACGTCTCACGCGTGTGCTCGGCAAACCGCTCTCGCCGGATCAAAGCCTCGGCGTCGAGCACTTCATACAGCTCGAAAGCCAGATTGCGCGAACAGAGCAGCGTCTCGGACATGGCGACAAAACCTTTTGTGGGAATGCGTCGAGTCTAGGTTTGAAGGGCAGGGGTGAACAGGAAGATTGATTTGGGTGATGGTGGGGAAACGGTTGTAACCGAGTTCCCGTAGGACCGGCTTTAGCCGGGAGGGGTAGGCAACTCAGCGCGTTTGCATCGTCAGAAATACCGCCCTCCCGGCTGAAGCCGGTCCTACGAATCGCATTTTCAGCGCGCTTCGACAGTAACCAACGACCATCTCAATCAGGTGCACGGCCCGGAATGGCGGTGTAGAACATCAAACCCGTTGGATTGCATTTCAGCGTAGGAGGGGACTTGTCCCCGAAGGCGGTCGCTCAGGCGGCATTAACTTTCCGGATTTTCTTCGTCAGGACAATCGCATTCGGGGACAAGTCCCCTCCTACCGATCTTTAGCAGTTGGCTCGTACATGTCGTTCGAGTTAGCGCGCTTCGACACTTACCAACGACCGATCCAGCTCCGTTCTGGCCATTTCAATCAGGTGCACGGCCGAGAAGGCCAGGTCGCGTTTCGGGCCGTTGAGGCTGTCGCCGGTTTCGTAGGCGGTTGCCGCAGCGCAACGCAGCAGGTCGCTGACGTGGAGGAGGGATTGTTCGAGTGTTGTTTCGGATGATGCTTTGTTCATTGTTTGCTCCTTGGATTTAGCGGAGCCACCGGATATTCGCTGCTAACCGAATAGAGGTGGCGGCTTTGTCGCGGGTTAGCAGACCAGGTATCCAAGGCAACCCAGCGCACTCGAAAGTGCCCCGCGCAAAGCCGCCATAGAGCGGCACTTGCGAGCCTTGGATATTGGACAGGCTGCTAAACCCGATCACTGATGTTCAGCGACCGACGCAGACTAGAGCCTCAAAATCCCCGGCGCAAGCGGTCAGGATTCTCTCGGAAAGTTCACGCATAAGAAAGGGAAAAGACACCGGCAGGGCGGTGTAGGAAAGGGTGTTTTGTTAGCTGAGGTAACGATTTTTTCGGGTCGGGCTCGAATCCCGTTGGAGCGAGGCTTGCCCGCGAAGAGGCTAATACATCCGCTGCATCTCTGCCGGATGAACAATTGCTTTCGCGGGCAAGCCTCGCTCCAACGGATCCAGGGATCACCCCCACCCAGCGGTGAGGGTTTTTCAAACGCTTTACCCAATCGTCATCAAGCTCGCATTACCACCCGCCGCAGCGGTGTTGACGCTCAATGCGCGTTCGATCACCAGACGTTCCAGTGCCACGTTGGTTTCGCCGTGGGACAGGCCGTTGACGCCGACAATGGCGCCAGCGCGTTGGGCCACTTGCTGGCAAACCGAACGCAGTTGATCGGAGTCGCCGTGGTGCAGAACCGCGTCGATGATCACCTCGTCCTTGGTCCAGTCGGCAACCAGCTTGATCCGCGCTTGCACGTCTTTGGGCAGGCGAGTGCGCAGGGTTTTGCTCAGCTCGTTGTCCGGCCAGATCGCCGTGCTGCCCACTGCCAGAACCGCAGCCAGTTGGGTCAGCAAATCGCTTTCGACGTCCGCCAGGCACAGCACGTGTTCCCGAGGCAGGATGCTGTAGCTGTTGCGCTCGCCGGTCGGGCCGCTCAGCAAACGGGTGATGCCGCTTTGCGATTGCTCGGCAAACTGGCTGCACAGCGCGTCCAGTTCCGGCTGCTGATTGCTGGCAGCCCAGGCTTTCAAGGCTTGCAGCGGTTTGCTCAGGACTTCGCGCATCCGCGTATCCGGCGCCGTCAGGGCGTCGCCGCGCACAAAGGATTGCTCGATGGCATCCACCGGGCGCGTCGACAGCAGGCGATACAGATACAACGGCCCGCCAGCTTTCGGACCGGTGCCGGACAAGCCTTCGCCGCCAAACGGCTGCACGCCGACCACGGCACCCACGATGTTGCGGTTGACGTAGACGTTACCGGCGTTGACGTTGTCGATGACCTTGGCGATCGTCTCGTCGATGCGGGTATGCACGCCGAGGGTCAGGCCGTAGCCGGAAGCGTTGATCTGACCGATCAGTTGATCCAGCTCTTTACGCTTGTAACGCACCACGTGCAGCACCGGGCCGAAGATCTCCCGTTGCAGTTCGTCGAAGCTTTCCAGCTCGATCAGGGTTGGCATCACGTAAGTGCCGCGCTTGATTTCGGCGCTGTCGGCGATGGCCACCTGATAGACCGTGCGACCTTTGTCGCGCATGGCCTGGATGTGTTTGTCGATGCCGGCCTTGGCTTCGGCGTCGATCACCGGGCCGATGTCCACGGACAGGCGTTCCGGGTTACCAAGGCGGCATTCGGCCATGGCACCTTTGAGCATTTCGATGACGCGATCTGCGGAATCTTCCTGCAAGCACAGCACGCGCAGGGCCGAGCAGCGTTGCCCGGCACTGTCGAACGCCGAGGACACCACGTCGATGACCACTTGTTCAGTTAGCGCCGAGGAATCGACGATCATCGCGTTCTGGCCGCCGGTTTCGGCGATCAACGGGATCGGGCGACCTTGTGAATCCAGGCGACCGGCGACGTTGCGTTGCAGCAGCCGCGCCACTTCGGTGGAGCCGGTGAACATCACGCCTTTGACCCGATCATCACCGACCAGACGCGCGCCGACGGTTTCGCCGCGACCCGGCAACAACTGCACGACGCCTTCAGGAATCCCGGCTTCGAGCAGGATACGCACGGCTTGTGCGGCCACCAACGGAGTTTGTTCGGCAGGTTTGGCCAGGACCGGGTTACCGGCGGCAAGCGCTGCGGCGACCTGACCGCTGAAAATCGCCAGCGGAAAGTTCCACGGGCTGATGCAAACCACCGGACCCAGCGGGCGGTGCGCATCATTGGTGAAATCGTTGCGGGCCTGCACGGCGTAGTAGCGCAGGAAATCCACGGCTTCGCGTACTTCGGCGATGGCGTTGGCGAAGGTCTTGCCGGCTTCACGGGCCAGCAGGCCCATCAGTGGCTGGATCTCGGCTTCCATCAAGTCGGCGGCGCGCTCGAGAATCGCGGCGCGTTCGGCAGGCGGCGTGGCTTGCCAGATGGGGCCGGCATTCAGCGCGCATTGCAGCGCATTGTCGACATCTTCCAGGCTGGCTTCCTGCACATGACCGACCACGTCGCGCAAGTCGGACGGGTTCAGCACGGGAGCCGATACACCTTCGCTCGCCGGGATGCCCAGCATCGGGCCGGCTTTCCAGTCGTTGTGCGCGGTGGCCAGCAACGCCGAGGACAGCGAACCCAGACGGTGTTCGTTGGCCAGATCGATGCCGCTGGAGTTGGCGCGTTCTGCACCGTACAAATCACGCGGCAGCGGGATACGCGGGTGTGGCAGGCCGAAACCGCCTTCCTGCGTCGCCATCTGCTCGATCTGGTTCACTGGATCGGCCACAAGCTCCTGAATGGAGATGGATTGATCGGCGATGCGGTTGACGAACGAGGTGTTGGCGCCGTTTTCCAGCAGACGACGCACCAGATACGCCAGCAGCGTTTCATGGGTGCCGACCGGAGCGTACACGCGACACGGACGGTTCAGCTTGCCATCGGAGACTTTGCCTACAACCTGTTCGTAAAGCGGCTCGCCCATGCCGTGGAGGCACTGGAATTCGTACTGGCCGGGGTAATAGTTCTGACCGGCAATGTGGTAAATGGCCGACAAGGTATGGGCGTTATGCGTGGCGAACTGCGGGTAGATGACTTCCGGCACCGAAAGCAGTTTGCGCGCACAGGCAATGTAGGAAACGTCGGTGTACACCTTGCGGGTGTAGACCGGATAACCTTCCAGGCCTTCAACCTGGGCGCGTTTGATTTCGCTGTCCCAGTACGCGCCTTTCACCAGACGAATCATCAGGCGATGGCGGCTGCGACGGGCCAGGTCAATCACGTAGTCGATCACATACGGGCAACGCTTTTGATAGGCCTGGATCACGAAGCCGATGCCGTTCCAGCCGGTCAGCTGCGGCTCGAAACACAGGCGCTCCAGCAGATCCAGCGACAGCTCAAGGCGGTCGGCTTCTTCGGCGTCGATGTTCAGGCCGATGTCATATTGCTTGGCCAGCAGGGTCAGCGACAGCAGGCGCGGGTACAACTCTTCCATCACGCGCTCGTACTGCGCGCGGCTGTAGCGCGGGTGCAGTGCCGACAACTTGATGGAAATGCCCGGGCCTTCATAAATCCCACGGCCATGGGACGCTTTGCCGATGGAGTGGATGGCTTGTTCGTAGGACGCCAGGTACTTCTGCGCGTCGTGTTCGGTCAGCGCCGCTTCGCCAAGCATGTCGTAGGAATAACGGAAGCCTTTGGCTTCGAACTTGCTGGCGTTGGCCAGGGCTTCGGCGATGGTTTCGCCGGTGACGAACTGCTCGCCCATCAAGCGCATGGCCATGTCCACGCCTTTGCGGATCATCGGCTCGCCGCTCTTGCCGATGATGCGGCTCAGGGAGGAAGTCAGGCCTGTTTCATTGTGAGTGGCGACCAGTTTGCCAGTCAGCAGCAAGCCCCAGGTTGCCGCGTTGACGAACAGCGACGGGCTGTTGCCCAGGTGCGGATGCCAGTTGCCGGTGCTGATCTTGTCGCGAATCAGCGCGTCGCGGGTGCCTTTGTCCGGGATGCGCAGCAACGCTTCGGCCAGGCACATCAGCGCCACGCCTTCCTGGGACGACAGGGAAAATTCCTGCAACAGACCTTGAACAATGCCTGCACGGCCGCCAGCGCTTTTCTGATTGCGCAGTTTTTCAGCAATCGAAGCCGCCAGCTTGTTAGTTGCTTCAGCCATCGACACCGGCAGACGCGCCTGCTCGATGAGCATCGGTACGACTTCCTGCTCAGGGCGGCGATAAGCGGAGGTGATCGCGGCTCGCAGCACGGATTGGGGCAGGATGCTTTCAGCGAATTCAAGGAAGCATTGATGCGCAGCGTCGATTGGCAGTTCGCCATGGTCGTCGCCGTCTTTGCTGATCAAGCCGTTGAGTTCAGAAAGGGTTGCACCACCTTCGAGCTTTTCCAGATAGTTGAAAATCGCCTGCTTGATCAACCAATGCGGCGTGCGGTCGATGGAGTGGGCGGCGGCTTTCAATCGCTCGCGGGTCGGGTCGTCGAGTTTGACACCCAGAGTGGTGGTCGCCATGTGCTGTCCTCATTTTCGCCACTTTGGGTGTGGCCGTGGTTGTCGGACAAGATTAGCGATGCAATGGTCGAGGTGCAACCGGGTGCAACCCTTTTTCCATTGATTATTTCTTCCTTTGCCAGTAAATGAAATTTCTGGTCATCCCGGTGCACGATCTCGAGGCTTTTTGCCAGGGGAAACCCGTTGTTTGCGCCAAAGCAGGGCGAAAATATGTAAATTGCCGGCTGGTCGAAAAGGTGCAACTTATCTGAAAATAAGGGTTGCACCTGATTCCCCTTGTTGAATAGGATTCGTTGTCTCGGTGCAATCGCACTTGAAGCCGCACGAACGGCCGTCGTTTTCCTGTGGAGAACGCAGTCAGTACAGCCGTCTGCAATCAATGTTCTGAAGCTGGTGCATTGGTCACGAGATCAGTCGGCGTCTATAAAAACAATGCCAGGGCAGAATTCAATGAGTGTCAGCAATCCCACCCTCATCACCTTCGTGATCTACATCGCGGTGATGGTATTAATTGGCCTTATGGCTTATCGCTCCACCAATAACCTCTCGGATTACATCCTCGGTGGCCGCAGCCTGGGCAGTTTCGTTACTGCACTTTCGGCTGGCGCATCGGACATGAGCGGCTGGTTGCTCATGGGCTTGCCTGGCGCCATCTACATGTCCGGCCTGTCGGAAAGCTGGATCGCCATTGGCCTGATAGTCGGGGCTTATCTGAACTGGCTGTTCGTGGCCGGTCGTCTGCGCGTGCAGACCGAACACAACGGCGACGCCTTGACCCTGCCGGACTACTTCACCAGCCGTTTCGAAGACACGAGTGGCCTGCTGCGCATCATTGCGGCGGTGGTGATTCTGGTGTTCTTCACTATCTATTGTGCTTCCGGGATTGTGGCTGGCGCGCGGTTGTTTGAAAGCACCTTCGGCATGTCCTACGAAACTGCTTTGTGGGCGGGCGCTGCGGCGACGATTGCCTACACCTTCGTGGGTGGTTTCCTGGCCGTCAGCTGGACTGACACTGTTCAGGCAACCTTGATGCTCTTCGCCTTGATCCTCACGCCGATCATCGTCTTGCTGGCCACCGGTGGCATTGATGCGACCTTCCTGGCCATCGAAGCCAAGGACCCGGGCGCGTTCGACATGTTCAAGAACACCACGTTCATCGGCATCATTTCCCTGATGGGCTGGGGTCTTGGCTACTTCGGTCAGCCGCATATCCTGGCGCGGTTCATGGCTGCCGATTCGGTGAAGTCCATCGCCCGCGCCCGTCGCCTCTCCATGACCTGGATGATCCTGTGCCTGGGTGGCACCGTAGCCGCTGGTTTCTTCGGTATCGCTTACTTCTCGGCGCATCCGGAAGTTGCCGGTCCAGTCGCTGAAAACCCGGAGCGGGTATTCATCGAACTGGCCAAGCTGCTGTTCAACCCGTGGATCACCGGTGTGCTGCTGTCGGCAATTCTTGCCGCTGTCATGAGTACGTTGAGCTGCCAGTTGCTGGTGTGCTCCAGCGCCCTGACCGAAGACTTCTATAAAGCCTTCCTGCGCAAAAAAGCTTCCCAGACCGAACTGGTATGGGTCGGCCGCGCCATGGTGCTGCTGATTGCAGTGATCGCGATTCTGCTGGCGGCCAACCCGGCAAACCGCGTGCTGGGCCTGGTGAGCTACGCCTGGGCTGGCTTCGGTGCTGCGTTTGGTCCGGTGGTGCTGATCTCGGTACTGTGGAAAGGCATGACCCGCAACGGCGCACTGGCCGGAATTCTGGTGGGTGCCATCACCGTGATCGTCTGGAAGAACTTCAGCATCTGGGGCTTGTACGAAATCATCCCCGGTTTCCTCTTCGCCAGCATCGCCATCGTCGTCTTCAGCCTGATGGGCAAAGGTCCATCGGTTGGCATGCAGACGCGTTTTGCACTGGCCGAAAAAGAGTTCCGGGATGCAACGCGTTAATCCGCTGACGTAAAAACGGTAGGAGCCAACAAGTTGACTCCTACCGTTTCAGCAGCAGCGCCGCAATTCCAACGTGGGACCGGATTTATCCGGGAAGAGGCCAGTGCAGCCAACTCACATTTTCAGAGTTGGCTGCACTGGCCCCTTCGCGAGCAAGCTCGCTCCCACAACCGCAGTTTCTCAAGTCTTGTTGTGATCAATATCCAGGTTATAGAAGGTCGCTTTACCGCCTTCATTGCTATAGCCGGAATGATCCTGCGTATACACGCCCGCTTTGAAATACAACGGTTTGTCGCGCCAGGTGGCGCTGATGGGCGTGTTCCAGTTCATGTTTCTGGCGCTGATGCTCAGCTGCCCGCCGGGGCTGAGGTGGATGATGTATTTGAATTTCTCATTCAGCGGCACGCCTTCGGCGATCTGGACGACACGGGCTTTCTTGTCGTCGAAGCGGTTGCGCACCTTGGCGACGATGTTCCCCGATCCGGTGCTCTCTTTGTACTGATACTCGACCTTCAGCATGGGCTCGGTGCTGTTATAGGCGTGGATCTGGCCGATAACGATTTTGCCCGAGGATGGAACTTGATTGACTTCCAGAGTGGCGTTCAAATAGTTGTCGGCGTCGGGATATAGCCAGTTATGCAGCGAGCCGTCCGACCAGGTTTCGCGCAATTCGCTGCGCGGGTAAATGGCGTTGGCGGTGCGTGCTCCGGTGACCGGCGCCCAGAAGAAAATCGAGCCGGAACCCGAGTTGAAATACTTGCCGTCGTAGCCTTTGACCAGCTGCGCAGTTTCG
This genomic window from Pseudomonas sp. G.S.17 contains:
- a CDS encoding acyl-CoA dehydrogenase, whose amino-acid sequence is MSETLLCSRNLAFELYEVLDAEALIRRERFAEHTRETFDAAIGTARTIAEKYFAPHNRKADENEPRYEDGEAVLIPEVKPAVDAFLDAGFLNATRSFEDGGMQLPTLLSQACFAHFQAANAGSTAYPFLTMGAANLIESFGSDAQKQRFLQPMIEGRFFGTMALTEPHAGSSLSDIRTRAEPAEDGTYRLRGNKIFISGGDHGLSENIVHMVLAKLPDAPAGVKGISLFIVPKFLVNDDGSLGPRNDVLLAGLFHKMGWRGTTSTALNFGDNGACVGYLVGKPHQGLSYMFQMMNEARIGVGMGAVMLGYAGYLYSLDYARQRPQGRLPDNKSPDSAPVAIIAHADVRRMLLTQKAYVEGAFDLGLYAARLFDDTTTGETEEARQQAQELLDLLTPIVKSWPSEFCLKANELAIQILGGHGYTREYPVEQYYRDNRLNPIHEGTHGIQSLDLLGRKLAQNGGAGLKQLIRLIAETCERAKSHENLNALRAPLEQLVTRLQTVTLGLLSDLAQGKVTSTLANSALYLKAFGHAVIGWRWLEQAIRAEQGLAAGNPADADFYKGKLQAARYFLTWEVPGCHHELALLEARDDTCLAMQDEWF
- a CDS encoding DUF3077 domain-containing protein, with product MNKASSETTLEQSLLHVSDLLRCAAATAYETGDSLNGPKRDLAFSAVHLIEMARTELDRSLVSVEAR
- the putA gene encoding trifunctional transcriptional regulator/proline dehydrogenase/L-glutamate gamma-semialdehyde dehydrogenase, whose product is MATTTLGVKLDDPTRERLKAAAHSIDRTPHWLIKQAIFNYLEKLEGGATLSELNGLISKDGDDHGELPIDAAHQCFLEFAESILPQSVLRAAITSAYRRPEQEVVPMLIEQARLPVSMAEATNKLAASIAEKLRNQKSAGGRAGIVQGLLQEFSLSSQEGVALMCLAEALLRIPDKGTRDALIRDKISTGNWHPHLGNSPSLFVNAATWGLLLTGKLVATHNETGLTSSLSRIIGKSGEPMIRKGVDMAMRLMGEQFVTGETIAEALANASKFEAKGFRYSYDMLGEAALTEHDAQKYLASYEQAIHSIGKASHGRGIYEGPGISIKLSALHPRYSRAQYERVMEELYPRLLSLTLLAKQYDIGLNIDAEEADRLELSLDLLERLCFEPQLTGWNGIGFVIQAYQKRCPYVIDYVIDLARRSRHRLMIRLVKGAYWDSEIKRAQVEGLEGYPVYTRKVYTDVSYIACARKLLSVPEVIYPQFATHNAHTLSAIYHIAGQNYYPGQYEFQCLHGMGEPLYEQVVGKVSDGKLNRPCRVYAPVGTHETLLAYLVRRLLENGANTSFVNRIADQSISIQELVADPVNQIEQMATQEGGFGLPHPRIPLPRDLYGAERANSSGIDLANEHRLGSLSSALLATAHNDWKAGPMLGIPASEGVSAPVLNPSDLRDVVGHVQEASLEDVDNALQCALNAGPIWQATPPAERAAILERAADLMEAEIQPLMGLLAREAGKTFANAIAEVREAVDFLRYYAVQARNDFTNDAHRPLGPVVCISPWNFPLAIFSGQVAAALAAGNPVLAKPAEQTPLVAAQAVRILLEAGIPEGVVQLLPGRGETVGARLVGDDRVKGVMFTGSTEVARLLQRNVAGRLDSQGRPIPLIAETGGQNAMIVDSSALTEQVVIDVVSSAFDSAGQRCSALRVLCLQEDSADRVIEMLKGAMAECRLGNPERLSVDIGPVIDAEAKAGIDKHIQAMRDKGRTVYQVAIADSAEIKRGTYVMPTLIELESFDELQREIFGPVLHVVRYKRKELDQLIGQINASGYGLTLGVHTRIDETIAKVIDNVNAGNVYVNRNIVGAVVGVQPFGGEGLSGTGPKAGGPLYLYRLLSTRPVDAIEQSFVRGDALTAPDTRMREVLSKPLQALKAWAASNQQPELDALCSQFAEQSQSGITRLLSGPTGERNSYSILPREHVLCLADVESDLLTQLAAVLAVGSTAIWPDNELSKTLRTRLPKDVQARIKLVADWTKDEVIIDAVLHHGDSDQLRSVCQQVAQRAGAIVGVNGLSHGETNVALERLVIERALSVNTAAAGGNASLMTIG
- the putP gene encoding sodium/proline symporter PutP, which gives rise to MSVSNPTLITFVIYIAVMVLIGLMAYRSTNNLSDYILGGRSLGSFVTALSAGASDMSGWLLMGLPGAIYMSGLSESWIAIGLIVGAYLNWLFVAGRLRVQTEHNGDALTLPDYFTSRFEDTSGLLRIIAAVVILVFFTIYCASGIVAGARLFESTFGMSYETALWAGAAATIAYTFVGGFLAVSWTDTVQATLMLFALILTPIIVLLATGGIDATFLAIEAKDPGAFDMFKNTTFIGIISLMGWGLGYFGQPHILARFMAADSVKSIARARRLSMTWMILCLGGTVAAGFFGIAYFSAHPEVAGPVAENPERVFIELAKLLFNPWITGVLLSAILAAVMSTLSCQLLVCSSALTEDFYKAFLRKKASQTELVWVGRAMVLLIAVIAILLAANPANRVLGLVSYAWAGFGAAFGPVVLISVLWKGMTRNGALAGILVGAITVIVWKNFSIWGLYEIIPGFLFASIAIVVFSLMGKGPSVGMQTRFALAEKEFRDATR
- a CDS encoding polysaccharide lyase family 7 protein is translated as MIDLSSWNLSIPVGSPPKTIETAQLVKGYDGKYFNSGSGSIFFWAPVTGARTANAIYPRSELRETWSDGSLHNWLYPDADNYLNATLEVNQVPSSGKIVIGQIHAYNSTEPMLKVEYQYKESTGSGNIVAKVRNRFDDKKARVVQIAEGVPLNEKFKYIIHLSPGGQLSISARNMNWNTPISATWRDKPLYFKAGVYTQDHSGYSNEGGKATFYNLDIDHNKT